Genomic segment of Patescibacteria group bacterium:
GATCAACTTCTTAAAAAAGGAGAAGCTTATTATTGTTTTTGTTCTGAAAATAGATTAAAAGGATTGCGTGAAACACAAATCAAAAATAAACAAGCGCCAAGATATGACAATCATTGCAGAAATTTGAAGCCAGAGGAAGTTGAAGCAAAAATAAAATCAGGAGAAAAATTTGTTATCAGACAAAAAATGCCGTTAGGAGGGAAAACAGAAGTTTTTGACGAATTAAGAGGAAAAATAGAATTTGACAATAAAGAATTAGAAGATCAAATTTTAATGAAAGCAAATCAAATTCCAACTTATCAGTTTGCCAGCGTTGTCGATGATTATCTAATGGAGATTTCAGATGTTATCAGGGGAGCTGAATGGATTCCGTCGTTTCCTAAAAATATTCTGCTTTATAAAGCGTTTGGCTGGCAATCGCCAAGATTTATTCATATTCCCTTGACAATGAGTCCAAACGGTGGAAAATTAAGCAAAAGAGACGGGGATACAACTGTTGAAGATTACAGAAGAAAAGGCTATCTTCCAGAAGCGTTAATAAATTTTTCAGCGCTTTTAGGTTGGCATCCAAAAGATAACAGAGAGATTTTTACCTTGGAAGAGCTGGTAAAAGAATTTTCATTAAAAGGAATGGGGGTCAGTTCGGCTGTTTTTGATATTAATAAATTGAAATGGATAAATGGCGAGCATATTAGGAAAAAAAGTTTGAAGGAATTCCATAAAATGGCTTTACCATATTATAAAGAATTTAAAAAAGATTTGGATTTTTTTGAAATAAGCAGAATTTTGCAAAATAGAACAGAAATTTTAAGCAATATTCCAGAAATGATAGAATTTTTTAACAATCTCCAAAAATACAATATTGATTTGTTTGTGAATAAAAAAATGAAAACAGACAAACAAATTTCTTTAAAAGCTCTTGAAAAATCAATTTCTGTTTTAGAAAATATAAAAAATTGGAATCAGGAAACAATAAAAGAAAAACTTTTGAATTTAGTAGAAGAGATTGGATGTAAAAATGGACAAGTGCTTTGGCCGATCAGAATCGCTTTAAGCGGAAAACA
This window contains:
- the gltX gene encoding glutamate--tRNA ligase — protein: MTKIRTRFAPSPTGSLHIGSVRTVVFDYLLAKSKGGDFILRIEDTDQKRQIKGAIKNLIEILDWLGIKFDEGPVVGGKFSPYIQTERLDIYKKYIDQLLKKGEAYYCFCSENRLKGLRETQIKNKQAPRYDNHCRNLKPEEVEAKIKSGEKFVIRQKMPLGGKTEVFDELRGKIEFDNKELEDQILMKANQIPTYQFASVVDDYLMEISDVIRGAEWIPSFPKNILLYKAFGWQSPRFIHIPLTMSPNGGKLSKRDGDTTVEDYRRKGYLPEALINFSALLGWHPKDNREIFTLEELVKEFSLKGMGVSSAVFDINKLKWINGEHIRKKSLKEFHKMALPYYKEFKKDLDFFEISRILQNRTEILSNIPEMIEFFNNLQKYNIDLFVNKKMKTDKQISLKALEKSISVLENIKNWNQETIKEKLLNLVEEIGCKNGQVLWPIRIALSGKQFTPGGAIEIAFILGKEECIKRIKIGIEKLM